A region from the Candidatus Hydrogenedentota bacterium genome encodes:
- the disA gene encoding DNA integrity scanning diadenylate cyclase DisA — translation MARAHKKTSIEAYRKALLMVSPGTKIREGISAIMQSGTGALLCFGSPKKLAELSEAGVQLDAKMTPQMLYELSKMDGAILLNEDGSRVLYANRFLKPDTSISSEETGTRHRAAERMARQAKCVVIAVSQRRASVTLYVHDVRHRMDSIPTLMNKAQQAIHTLEKYVSVMRQELQELTMREFQDIVTIFDVCRAIQRTEMVSRIAREIDPYVLELGTEGRLIELQVKELMQPMEEAVLVIRDYFREKPDVGFDTICERIREIPEQEILNLSSISQALGHGPNLRSVDTYLSARGYRVLTGTHRISPQIIENLVQRFGSLKQLVRAPKDELCAVDGVGEVLAERVRASLNMLHNQLVWDERR, via the coding sequence GTGGCGCGCGCACACAAGAAAACAAGCATCGAGGCCTATCGCAAGGCCCTGCTGATGGTGTCGCCCGGCACCAAAATACGGGAAGGCATTTCGGCCATCATGCAGAGCGGCACAGGCGCGCTGCTGTGCTTCGGCTCGCCCAAAAAACTCGCGGAACTCTCGGAGGCGGGCGTGCAGCTGGACGCGAAGATGACGCCGCAGATGCTGTATGAATTGTCGAAGATGGACGGAGCCATCCTGTTGAATGAAGACGGCAGCCGTGTGCTCTATGCGAACCGGTTTCTGAAACCGGACACCTCGATTTCATCGGAAGAGACGGGAACGCGGCACCGGGCGGCGGAACGCATGGCGCGGCAAGCCAAGTGCGTCGTGATTGCCGTGTCGCAGCGGCGCGCGAGCGTAACGCTGTACGTGCACGACGTCCGCCACCGCATGGATTCGATTCCGACCTTGATGAACAAGGCGCAGCAGGCAATTCACACCCTCGAAAAATACGTAAGCGTAATGCGGCAGGAACTGCAGGAACTCACCATGCGCGAGTTCCAGGACATCGTGACCATTTTCGACGTGTGCCGCGCCATCCAACGAACCGAGATGGTGTCGCGCATCGCGCGGGAGATCGATCCATATGTCCTGGAACTCGGCACGGAAGGACGGCTCATCGAGCTACAGGTGAAAGAGCTCATGCAGCCGATGGAAGAAGCCGTCCTGGTCATCCGCGACTACTTCCGCGAGAAGCCGGACGTTGGTTTTGACACGATATGCGAACGGATACGCGAAATTCCCGAGCAGGAAATCCTGAATTTGAGTTCTATCAGTCAGGCTCTGGGCCACGGGCCCAATCTGCGCAGCGTGGACACCTATCTGTCCGCGCGCGGCTATCGCGTGCTCACGGGCACGCACCGGATCTCGCCGCAGATCATCGAGAATCTCGTGCAGCGGTTCGGCTCGCTCAAACAGCTCGTGCGCGCGCCGAAAGACGAGCTTTGCGCGGTGGACGGCGTCGGCGAGGTGCTCGCCGAACGCGTGCGCGCCTCGTTGAACATGCTTCATAACCAACTCGTCTGGGACGAACGCAGGTAG
- a CDS encoding ATP-binding cassette domain-containing protein has translation MIRAEALTKVFHPSRGAPVEAVRGATFEVRDGEVFGLLGPNGAGKTTLLRMLATIITPTSGVCRVNDIRADEAPEEIRRRVGFLSGNTKLYGRLTAREVLRYFGRLHGLSDARIAERTVSLTDMMQMAEFLDRRCDTLSTGQIQRVSIARCLLHEPPILILDEPTAGLDIVSSRAILEFILTAKASGAGIVFSTHYMTEAERLCDRIALIHRGDLLAVGTKQELYARTGTDNLQEAFFTLMGYTGEPA, from the coding sequence ATGATTCGTGCCGAAGCGTTGACAAAAGTCTTCCATCCTTCGCGCGGCGCGCCGGTCGAGGCGGTGCGCGGCGCCACGTTTGAGGTGCGCGACGGCGAGGTTTTCGGACTGCTGGGACCGAACGGCGCCGGCAAGACCACACTGCTGCGCATGCTCGCTACGATTATCACGCCCACCTCCGGCGTATGCCGGGTCAACGACATCCGTGCCGACGAGGCGCCGGAAGAAATCCGGCGGCGCGTCGGGTTCCTGTCCGGCAACACCAAACTGTACGGGCGCCTGACCGCCCGGGAAGTCCTGCGCTACTTCGGCCGCCTGCACGGGTTGAGCGATGCGCGCATCGCCGAACGCACCGTGAGCCTCACGGACATGATGCAAATGGCCGAGTTTCTCGACCGGCGCTGCGACACCCTTTCGACGGGGCAGATTCAGCGCGTTTCGATAGCGCGATGCCTGCTCCACGAACCGCCCATCCTCATCCTGGATGAGCCAACGGCGGGACTCGACATCGTCAGCAGCCGCGCGATTCTCGAGTTCATTCTGACCGCGAAAGCCAGCGGGGCGGGCATTGTGTTTTCGACGCACTACATGACCGAAGCAGAACGGCTTTGCGACCGGATCGCGCTGATTCACCGAGGCGATCTCCTCGCCGTCGGCACAAAACAGGAGCTATACGCGCGAACGGGCACGGACAACCTGCAGGAGGCGTTTTTCACCCTGATGGGCTATACGGGGGAACCGGCATGA
- a CDS encoding CPBP family intramembrane metalloprotease translates to MNLRAVRTILGKELLDTLRDKRTLIMMIGVPLLLYPSLTLVGFQLALVQHRKLEASLSRVAVIEERPNPMKDWLGNIPLVSVLESETPLEDLADGRLDAVVVVAGDLNAALTANGTGTVEIRYDATEFASRDAVHRIEKGLEEVSDRIQDERLARQNLARAYITPLEVERTDTASPTRTTGAVLGGLLPFLIIVALALGAFYPAVDLTAGEKERGTFETLLATPTSKLEIVSGKFCAVFILAMCTGLLNLASMGLTFVVIFSQLAPILETRLGIHFDFPLSQFPVMLLLLIPLALFISAAMMSLAVLARSFKEAQNFVTPFFIVIMFPLFLTAMPGVRLEGMNLFVPIANVALLFRELLAGKAGMEAVFLVLLSTCVFAALALLLAARLFQREDVVLSEERGLALSLRRNLTAPADTLTPGGAVGLFGLIMLLLFYIGTTVQTWHFVAGLLVTEWVLLLLPTLLLLRFLRVRPVPALGLRAPRMRALLGALALGLALLPLAIQASFLLQRIFPIPGEFAEAFDRLFAEGAKQGGIPLLVLTAAVSPAICEEIVFRGALLHAFRPRLGHFWTIVAVGLLFGVFHLSPYRFLPTALTGMVLTYVGLRAGSVFPPMLAHALFNGTALFLEYAPLPAAIRDALEPAHMLEHGLPWWIWAPALAVLAAGAAMLESGKAKTHPGPAAADA, encoded by the coding sequence ATGAATCTGCGCGCGGTCCGCACCATCTTGGGCAAGGAACTGTTGGATACGCTCCGCGACAAACGCACGCTAATCATGATGATTGGCGTGCCACTGCTGCTCTATCCGTCCCTGACGCTGGTCGGTTTCCAACTGGCGCTCGTGCAACATCGCAAACTCGAGGCTTCCCTTTCGCGCGTGGCCGTGATTGAGGAACGCCCGAATCCGATGAAGGACTGGCTCGGCAATATCCCGCTCGTGAGTGTTCTTGAGTCGGAGACGCCACTCGAAGACCTTGCTGACGGGAGGCTGGACGCCGTGGTGGTGGTTGCGGGGGACCTGAACGCCGCTCTGACCGCGAACGGCACCGGCACTGTCGAAATCCGTTACGATGCCACGGAATTTGCCTCCCGTGATGCCGTGCACCGTATCGAGAAAGGGCTCGAAGAGGTCAGTGACCGCATCCAGGACGAACGGCTGGCGAGACAGAACCTCGCAAGGGCGTATATCACGCCGCTGGAGGTGGAGCGGACAGACACGGCATCGCCCACGCGCACGACAGGCGCGGTGCTCGGCGGCCTGCTTCCCTTCCTGATCATTGTGGCGTTGGCGCTGGGCGCTTTTTATCCAGCCGTAGACCTTACCGCAGGCGAGAAGGAGCGCGGCACATTCGAGACACTGCTGGCCACCCCCACGTCCAAGCTCGAAATCGTCTCCGGCAAGTTCTGCGCTGTGTTTATTCTCGCCATGTGCACCGGCTTGCTCAATCTCGCCAGCATGGGCTTGACCTTCGTCGTGATCTTCTCGCAACTCGCGCCCATTCTGGAGACGCGCCTCGGCATTCATTTCGACTTTCCGCTCTCGCAGTTCCCCGTCATGTTGCTGCTGCTGATTCCGCTTGCGCTCTTCATCTCCGCCGCGATGATGTCGCTTGCGGTGCTCGCCCGCAGTTTCAAAGAAGCGCAGAACTTCGTCACGCCGTTCTTCATCGTCATCATGTTTCCCCTCTTTCTGACGGCGATGCCGGGCGTGCGGCTCGAGGGAATGAATCTCTTTGTGCCCATCGCAAATGTAGCGCTGTTGTTCCGGGAATTACTCGCGGGCAAGGCCGGCATGGAGGCGGTCTTTCTCGTGCTCTTGAGCACATGCGTCTTCGCCGCGCTTGCGTTGCTGCTCGCGGCACGCCTGTTCCAGCGCGAGGACGTAGTGCTGTCCGAAGAGCGCGGCTTGGCGTTGTCCTTGCGGCGCAACCTGACTGCGCCGGCCGACACGCTGACCCCAGGCGGCGCGGTGGGGCTGTTCGGACTGATCATGCTGTTGCTCTTCTACATCGGAACTACCGTTCAAACTTGGCATTTCGTCGCGGGGCTCCTCGTCACGGAATGGGTGCTGCTCCTCCTCCCCACGCTGCTGCTGCTGCGGTTTCTTCGCGTGCGTCCCGTCCCGGCGCTCGGGCTGCGCGCGCCAAGGATGCGTGCCCTTCTGGGTGCGCTTGCGCTCGGGCTTGCGTTGCTGCCGCTCGCCATTCAGGCGTCCTTTCTGCTCCAGCGCATATTCCCGATTCCCGGGGAATTCGCCGAGGCGTTCGACCGCCTCTTCGCGGAAGGGGCGAAACAGGGCGGCATTCCGTTGCTTGTTCTGACCGCGGCGGTGTCGCCGGCCATCTGCGAGGAAATCGTCTTTCGGGGCGCATTGCTCCACGCGTTCCGGCCAAGACTGGGTCATTTCTGGACGATTGTCGCCGTGGGACTGCTTTTCGGCGTATTCCACCTCAGTCCCTACCGTTTTCTGCCCACCGCGTTGACCGGCATGGTATTGACGTACGTAGGGCTGCGCGCCGGTTCTGTCTTCCCGCCCATGCTGGCCCACGCGCTGTTCAACGGAACGGCTCTGTTCCTCGAATATGCCCCCTTGCCCGCCGCGATCCGGGATGCGCTCGAGCCCGCGCACATGCTCGAACACGGTCTGCCTTGGTGGATCTGGGCGCCCGCGCTGGCTGTTCTCGCGGCAGGGGCCGCAATGCTCGAGTCCGGCAAGGCGAAGACACACCCCGGCCCGGCGGCGGCCGACGCTTAG
- a CDS encoding dihydroorotate dehydrogenase: protein MTNVNLQICLGALTMKNPVTVGSGTFAYGQEYDAYFDIGELGAVTTKSLTLKPRTGNKTPRLVETPAGMLNAIGLQNVGIDVYLRDKLPYLREKHCQIIANIYGHGAEEYAELACRLEAEAGADAVEANLSCPNVHDAKTARGCTLVAQDPARVAEYTRAIRQATKLPLFVKLSPNVIDIAEPCLAAQEAGADAVSLVNTLLGMGINPETRRPILANIVGGLSGPAIRPVAVKLVWDAAKVLRIPVIGMGGITNASDALQFILAGATAVAVGSMSFRQPDTAIQVIRGLEDYCRRHDIADINQLIGAMKT, encoded by the coding sequence ATGACGAACGTTAATCTGCAGATTTGTCTTGGCGCCCTGACGATGAAGAACCCCGTCACCGTCGGGTCCGGCACCTTCGCCTACGGCCAGGAATACGACGCCTATTTCGATATCGGGGAACTGGGTGCGGTCACCACCAAGAGTCTGACGCTCAAACCACGGACGGGCAACAAGACCCCGCGTCTCGTGGAGACCCCGGCGGGCATGCTCAACGCGATTGGGCTACAGAACGTCGGGATCGACGTCTATTTGCGCGACAAACTGCCCTATTTGCGCGAAAAGCACTGCCAAATCATCGCAAACATCTACGGCCATGGCGCGGAAGAGTACGCCGAACTCGCATGCAGACTCGAAGCCGAAGCGGGCGCGGACGCCGTCGAGGCCAATCTCTCGTGTCCGAACGTCCACGATGCGAAGACGGCGCGCGGTTGCACACTGGTGGCGCAGGACCCGGCCCGCGTTGCCGAATACACCCGGGCTATCCGTCAGGCAACGAAGCTTCCGTTGTTTGTCAAGCTTTCCCCGAACGTGATCGATATCGCGGAACCGTGCCTCGCCGCCCAGGAAGCGGGCGCGGACGCCGTCTCGCTCGTCAACACGCTTCTGGGCATGGGCATCAACCCGGAAACACGGCGGCCCATCCTCGCGAACATCGTTGGGGGTCTCAGCGGCCCTGCCATCCGCCCCGTTGCCGTAAAACTCGTCTGGGACGCCGCAAAGGTCCTCCGCATTCCGGTCATTGGCATGGGCGGCATCACGAACGCTTCCGATGCCCTTCAATTCATTCTCGCGGGCGCGACCGCAGTTGCCGTCGGCTCCATGTCCTTCCGTCAACCCGATACGGCAATCCAGGTTATCCGGGGACTGGAGGATTATTGCCGCCGCCACGATATAGCCGACATCAATCAACTTATCGGCGCGATGAAGACCTGA
- a CDS encoding diaminopimelate decarboxylase: protein MTQEQVREAQRAFGTPVFVYDERMFERRAREMLAFPNAYGLTVRFAMKALPSRAVIRLFDELGLHVDASSGFEAERALRAGVAPGKIQVTAQELPQDLEGLIRKGVRFNACSLHQLEEYGARFPDTEVSVRINPGLGSGHSNRTNVGGASSSFGIWHEYLDLVFGKAAKYGLRLTRMHTHIGSGSDPDLWLRCARMSLDIAARMPGVSLLSLGGGYKVARMPDEKGANVQEIGVRILPEFERFAREHGRKLHLEVEPGTYLTANAGALVCTVIDVVDTGTDGYRFLKLDSGMTDIMRPSMYGAWHPLVVVPSVEVPRGAESYVVAGHCCESGDILTPERGNPEGIAPREMLQAVIGDAVVIEGAGAYCAAQSAKNYNSFPDAPEVLLTKTGKFRLIRKRQTLDQMFENELD, encoded by the coding sequence ATGACGCAGGAGCAGGTGCGCGAGGCGCAGCGCGCGTTCGGCACGCCCGTGTTTGTGTATGACGAACGGATGTTCGAACGGCGTGCGCGCGAGATGCTGGCGTTCCCGAACGCATACGGGCTCACCGTGCGGTTCGCCATGAAGGCCTTGCCGTCGCGCGCGGTGATTCGCCTGTTCGACGAACTCGGCCTGCACGTCGACGCGAGCAGCGGATTCGAGGCGGAACGGGCGCTGCGCGCGGGCGTCGCGCCGGGAAAAATTCAGGTCACCGCACAAGAACTGCCGCAAGACCTCGAGGGACTGATCCGGAAAGGCGTGCGATTCAACGCGTGTTCGCTTCATCAATTGGAGGAGTATGGCGCACGTTTTCCGGACACGGAGGTCAGCGTCCGGATCAACCCGGGGCTGGGCTCGGGCCATAGTAACCGGACGAACGTGGGGGGGGCGTCTTCGAGTTTCGGCATCTGGCACGAATACCTGGACCTGGTATTCGGCAAAGCCGCGAAATACGGGTTGCGCCTTACGCGGATGCACACGCACATCGGCTCGGGTTCTGACCCGGACCTCTGGCTGCGCTGCGCGCGGATGTCGCTGGATATTGCCGCGCGGATGCCCGGCGTGTCGCTGCTCAGCTTGGGCGGTGGCTACAAGGTCGCGCGCATGCCGGACGAGAAGGGCGCGAACGTGCAGGAGATCGGCGTGCGGATACTGCCGGAGTTTGAACGGTTCGCGCGGGAACACGGGCGAAAGCTGCACCTGGAAGTGGAGCCCGGAACCTACCTTACCGCGAATGCGGGCGCGCTCGTCTGCACCGTCATCGACGTCGTGGACACGGGAACGGATGGTTATCGCTTTCTTAAGCTGGACTCGGGGATGACGGACATCATGCGCCCCAGCATGTACGGAGCATGGCACCCGTTGGTCGTCGTGCCCTCCGTCGAGGTGCCGCGCGGCGCGGAATCCTACGTTGTGGCGGGCCACTGCTGCGAAAGCGGCGACATCCTGACGCCGGAGCGCGGTAATCCGGAGGGCATCGCTCCGCGTGAGATGCTTCAGGCCGTTATCGGCGACGCCGTGGTCATCGAGGGCGCGGGCGCGTATTGCGCTGCACAAAGCGCCAAGAATTACAACTCTTTTCCCGATGCACCGGAAGTGTTGTTGACGAAAACAGGCAAGTTCCGCTTGATTCGCAAGCGTCAGACGCTAGACCAGATGTTCGAGAACGAACTCGACTGA
- a CDS encoding 3-ketoacyl-ACP reductase, with product MGKAVALVTGASRGIGRGIAIELARHGYDVAGAATKADPNDRAKGLFEVKDRVEELGGRFLVLTGDIGNREDHARMVDEALSVFGAIDVLVNNAGVAPLERLDILDTTEASFDRLIRINLRGPFFFTQDVAIQMIEQVQGGRAIKPCIVFITSISSDTASPNRAEYCVSKAGLSITAQNFAVRLAQYGINVYDLRPGIIETDMTAAVRAKYDKLIAEGLLLQPRWGTPEDVGKAVVGLAEGYFSYSTGAVIEVGGGFGVRRL from the coding sequence ATGGGCAAGGCAGTGGCGTTGGTTACCGGAGCGAGCCGCGGGATAGGGCGGGGTATAGCCATTGAACTCGCCAGACACGGTTATGACGTGGCAGGCGCGGCCACGAAAGCGGACCCGAATGACCGCGCGAAGGGCTTGTTTGAAGTAAAGGACCGTGTCGAGGAGCTCGGCGGCCGGTTTCTGGTCCTGACGGGCGACATCGGCAACCGTGAGGACCACGCCAGAATGGTCGACGAAGCGTTGTCCGTATTTGGCGCGATTGACGTTCTCGTGAACAACGCGGGCGTGGCTCCGTTGGAGCGGCTGGACATCCTGGACACGACGGAAGCGAGCTTCGACCGGCTGATCCGCATCAATCTTCGCGGCCCGTTCTTTTTCACGCAGGATGTTGCGATTCAGATGATCGAGCAGGTCCAGGGGGGGCGCGCGATTAAGCCATGCATAGTCTTCATCACCAGCATTTCGTCCGACACGGCAAGCCCGAATCGCGCCGAGTACTGTGTCAGCAAGGCCGGACTCAGCATAACGGCGCAGAATTTCGCCGTGCGTCTGGCGCAATACGGCATCAACGTGTACGACCTGCGTCCGGGCATTATCGAGACAGACATGACCGCCGCGGTCCGTGCGAAATACGACAAGCTGATCGCGGAAGGGTTGCTGTTGCAGCCGCGCTGGGGTACGCCGGAGGACGTGGGCAAGGCGGTCGTGGGTCTTGCGGAAGGGTATTTTTCGTATTCGACGGGAGCAGTCATCGAAGTCGGCGGCGGTTTCGGCGTGAGACGGCTCTGA
- a CDS encoding glycine--tRNA ligase has product MDKLVSLCKRRGFIFQSSGIYGGINGCWDFGPLGVELKRNLKDDWWYFFVQMREDMVGLDASIIMHPSVWVASGHVDAFHDMLVDCKECKHRFRADHLEGDHCPDCGGELTEPRAFNSMLRTRLGVSDDTSVDTYLRPETCQSIFVDFKEIYSSTRVKIPFGIAQVGKSFRNEVNPRNYIFRSREFEQMEIEYFCRESDEERVFEQWQQDIWRWFLDIGLSEGKLRWFEHPKESLAHYSKRTVDVEYEFPFGWGELQGLANRGTYDLTQHTKHSGKDLSFFDAEKNERFIPTVIEPSAGVDRTALAVLCDAYEEDVVEGETRVVMRFHPRIAPIKAGVFPLVKKDGLAEIARGLELKLRRKFTTFYDQSGAIGRRYRRMDEVGTPYCICVDYETKENGTITVRDRDTTEQVRIPMDDAAAYIGTRVNHERA; this is encoded by the coding sequence GTGGACAAACTGGTCAGTCTCTGCAAGCGCCGGGGATTCATTTTCCAATCCAGCGGCATTTACGGCGGCATCAACGGCTGCTGGGATTTCGGGCCACTCGGCGTGGAGTTGAAGCGTAATCTCAAAGATGACTGGTGGTATTTCTTCGTGCAGATGCGCGAAGATATGGTCGGCTTGGACGCCAGCATCATCATGCATCCGTCTGTCTGGGTCGCCAGCGGTCACGTCGATGCCTTTCACGACATGCTGGTGGACTGCAAGGAATGCAAGCACCGGTTCCGCGCGGACCATCTCGAAGGAGACCATTGCCCGGACTGCGGCGGGGAGCTGACCGAGCCGCGCGCGTTCAACAGCATGCTGCGCACACGGCTTGGTGTCAGCGACGACACTTCGGTGGACACGTATTTGCGCCCGGAGACGTGCCAGTCCATTTTCGTGGACTTCAAGGAAATCTACAGTTCCACGCGCGTCAAGATTCCCTTCGGCATCGCACAGGTCGGGAAGAGCTTCCGCAATGAAGTGAACCCGCGCAACTATATCTTCCGCAGCCGTGAATTCGAGCAGATGGAGATCGAGTATTTCTGCCGTGAATCCGATGAAGAGCGTGTCTTCGAGCAGTGGCAGCAGGACATCTGGAGGTGGTTCCTGGACATCGGACTGAGCGAAGGCAAACTGCGGTGGTTCGAGCATCCGAAAGAATCGCTGGCGCACTATTCCAAACGCACCGTCGACGTCGAGTACGAGTTCCCGTTTGGCTGGGGCGAGTTGCAGGGGCTGGCCAACCGCGGCACCTATGACCTGACGCAGCATACCAAACATTCCGGAAAAGACCTCAGCTTTTTCGATGCCGAGAAGAACGAGCGATTCATCCCGACGGTCATCGAGCCGTCGGCGGGCGTGGACCGGACTGCTCTCGCGGTGCTGTGCGACGCATACGAAGAAGACGTGGTCGAGGGCGAGACTCGCGTGGTCATGCGATTCCATCCGCGCATTGCGCCGATCAAGGCCGGGGTGTTCCCGCTTGTCAAGAAGGATGGCCTCGCGGAAATCGCGCGGGGCCTCGAATTGAAACTGCGCCGGAAATTCACGACGTTTTACGACCAATCCGGCGCGATCGGGCGCCGTTACCGGCGCATGGACGAAGTAGGTACGCCGTACTGCATCTGTGTCGACTACGAGACAAAGGAAAACGGCACCATTACCGTTCGAGACCGGGACACGACCGAACAGGTACGCATTCCCATGGACGATGCAGCCGCCTATATCGGGACGCGCGTGAACCACGAACGCGCCTGA
- a CDS encoding dihydroorotate dehydrogenase electron transfer subunit — translation MPSLSDCEIVMHQEMAPGHFRLVLRAPEVAAEAQPGQFCMVEVQRGLFPFLRRPMCFERIFRDSFAILYRVQGEGTRILSRLRAGQTLNVQGPLGKPFPLRREFVRHILVAGGIGVAPFPALAEALIRECGVTPEAVLAARTSDILLCEQDFRQMGCKIHIATDDGSAGFHGYASELLRELAPGENTIVYCCGPTAMMKATHLVCEAANVTCLASLEAEMACGDGVCLGCVVEANIEVEAERMVRVCKDGPVFDTRLINWEAREND, via the coding sequence ATGCCCTCTCTCAGCGACTGTGAAATCGTGATGCATCAGGAGATGGCCCCGGGCCATTTCCGGCTTGTGCTGCGCGCACCCGAAGTCGCCGCCGAAGCCCAGCCCGGCCAGTTCTGCATGGTCGAGGTCCAGAGGGGACTCTTCCCCTTCCTGCGCCGGCCCATGTGCTTCGAGCGCATCTTCCGCGACAGTTTCGCCATTCTGTACCGCGTACAGGGCGAAGGCACCCGTATCCTTTCGCGGCTGCGCGCGGGGCAGACGCTCAACGTGCAGGGCCCGCTGGGCAAGCCCTTCCCGCTGCGGCGCGAATTCGTGCGGCACATCCTGGTTGCGGGCGGCATTGGCGTTGCCCCCTTCCCCGCTCTTGCCGAGGCGCTGATCCGCGAGTGCGGCGTCACGCCCGAGGCAGTGCTTGCTGCGCGCACGTCGGATATCCTTCTCTGCGAACAGGACTTCCGGCAGATGGGCTGCAAGATTCACATTGCCACCGACGACGGCAGCGCGGGCTTTCACGGCTACGCATCCGAGCTTCTCCGCGAACTGGCCCCGGGCGAGAACACAATTGTGTACTGTTGCGGCCCTACGGCGATGATGAAGGCGACACATCTCGTTTGCGAGGCCGCCAACGTAACCTGCCTCGCTTCCCTCGAGGCGGAAATGGCCTGCGGCGACGGCGTATGCCTCGGTTGCGTTGTCGAGGCCAATATCGAGGTCGAGGCGGAACGCATGGTCCGCGTGTGCAAGGATGGGCCCGTGTTCGACACGAGGCTCATCAATTGGGAGGCGCGCGAAAACGATTGA
- the radA gene encoding DNA repair protein RadA gives MAKPKSVFVCQTCGAVAPRWLGKCPECQGWNTLAEEPAFEEGPHARSALAADATPVSITEGLAEPPPRVSTGISECDRVLGGGIVPGSLTLVGGDPGIGKSTLMLQLSHHLAITGGRVLYVSGEESFEQTRLRARRLAALHDNLFLLTENNVGAILKQIESNGFALCVIDSVQAVYSPELPAVPGSVGQVRECANEFMRLSKRSSMPIFLVGHVTKEGTIAGPRLLEHLVDTVLYFEGEGKQALRILRAVKNRFGSTNEIGVFEMRETGLHEVPNPSAWFLNERPEHVSGSVVLPSIEGTRPLLVEVQALVGDCHAGSPRRAVMGINPNRLSLILAVLEKRAGLHFADRDVFVNIAGGVRLEEPAADVAIALALVSSFREKPVPPGLAAFGEIGLAGEVRSVDMARQRLLEAGKFGFQKCIVPRSCMPDLAPGPAAPSPVASVAEAIEAALEG, from the coding sequence ATGGCAAAACCAAAGAGTGTATTTGTCTGCCAGACATGCGGCGCGGTTGCGCCGCGGTGGCTCGGGAAATGCCCCGAATGCCAGGGCTGGAACACGCTGGCCGAAGAGCCGGCCTTCGAGGAAGGGCCCCACGCCCGCAGCGCGTTGGCCGCGGACGCCACGCCCGTCTCGATTACGGAAGGCCTGGCCGAACCGCCGCCGCGCGTGTCCACGGGCATCAGCGAATGCGACCGCGTGCTCGGCGGCGGGATAGTGCCCGGTTCGCTGACGCTTGTCGGCGGCGATCCGGGCATCGGCAAATCGACGCTGATGCTGCAGTTGTCCCATCACCTGGCCATAACGGGCGGCCGCGTGCTCTACGTGTCGGGCGAAGAATCGTTCGAGCAGACCCGGCTTCGCGCGCGCCGCCTCGCCGCGTTGCACGACAATCTCTTTCTGCTGACGGAGAACAACGTCGGCGCAATATTGAAACAAATCGAGTCGAACGGCTTCGCCTTGTGCGTGATCGACTCGGTCCAGGCCGTGTACTCGCCGGAATTGCCCGCGGTACCCGGCAGCGTGGGACAGGTGCGCGAGTGCGCGAACGAGTTCATGCGCCTGTCCAAGCGGTCTTCCATGCCCATTTTCCTCGTCGGGCACGTGACGAAGGAAGGGACTATCGCGGGGCCGCGGCTGCTGGAGCATCTGGTGGACACGGTTCTGTATTTCGAGGGCGAAGGCAAGCAGGCGTTGCGTATCCTGCGCGCCGTGAAAAACCGCTTCGGTTCGACCAACGAGATCGGCGTGTTCGAGATGCGCGAAACCGGTCTGCACGAGGTGCCGAATCCGAGCGCATGGTTTCTCAACGAGCGCCCTGAGCATGTCAGCGGCTCGGTCGTACTGCCAAGCATTGAGGGCACGCGCCCGCTGCTCGTGGAAGTGCAGGCGCTTGTGGGCGACTGCCACGCCGGATCGCCGCGCCGCGCGGTCATGGGCATCAATCCAAACCGGCTCTCGCTGATTCTCGCCGTCCTCGAGAAGCGCGCCGGGCTTCACTTCGCGGACCGGGACGTGTTCGTCAATATTGCGGGCGGCGTGCGGTTGGAGGAGCCCGCCGCGGACGTGGCCATCGCGCTTGCGCTGGTTTCCAGCTTCCGCGAGAAGCCCGTGCCTCCAGGCTTGGCCGCATTCGGCGAAATTGGGCTTGCAGGCGAGGTGCGAAGCGTCGACATGGCCCGGCAGCGGCTCCTGGAAGCAGGTAAGTTTGGCTTCCAAAAGTGTATAGTACCTCGCAGTTGCATGCCGGACCTTGCTCCGGGCCCCGCGGCGCCGTCGCCCGTGGCGAGCGTTGCCGAGGCCATCGAGGCCGCACTGGAGGGTTGA